One region of Oncorhynchus keta strain PuntledgeMale-10-30-2019 unplaced genomic scaffold, Oket_V2 Un_contig_2869_pilon_pilon, whole genome shotgun sequence genomic DNA includes:
- the LOC127923179 gene encoding potassium voltage-gated channel subfamily A member 2 produces the protein MELALVSFENGGAKGSAGNAGDVACRNALDHPQPPPFVQSGLRELGYSGHKEINTTGSPKPRTWKINDVNNTLSCNENVMDALWRADHSPHLLDDDMLERRDMDNNERVLINIAGLKYETQLGTLNQFPDTLLGDPYKRIKYFDPLRNEYFFDRNRPSFDGILYFYQSGGKIRRPVNVSIDVFADEIRFYRLGEEAMERFREDEGFIKEEEKPLPQNEFQKQVWLIFEYPESSSPARGIAIVSVLVITISIITFCMETLPEFRDERELPVSSRPGNNTVPGPSLTFTDPFFIVETTCVIWFTFEFIVRFFACPSKSEFSKTVMNIIDIMSILPYFITVGTELAEQQVEEPQEHGNGQTMSLAILRVIRLVRVFRIFKLSRHSKGLQILGQTLKASMRELGLLIFFLFIGVILFSSAVFFAEADEPESHFSSIPDAFWWAVVTMTTVGYGDMRPVTVGGKIVGSLCAIAGVLTIALPVPVIVSNFNYFYHRETDQDQSSLKDDPPNSSQDSPQLKRKDSKGSAKSGDEEDGPGAEKENIKANSSMNIKRSLYAFCLNKTESDL, from the coding sequence ATGGAGTTAGCGCTGGTGAGTTTTGAGAACGGCGGAGCGAAAGGAAGCGCTGGCAATGCCGGAGATGTAGCCTGCCGTAACGCGCTGGATCACCCTCAACCTCCGCCGTTTGTCCAGAGTGGACTCCGGGAGCTGGGCTACAGCGGTCACAAAGAGATTAATACAACCGGGAGTCCCAAACCGAGGACGTGGAAAATCAACGACGTGAATAACACTTTGAGTTGCAACGAGAACGTGATGGATGCGCTCTGGCGCGCAGACCACAGTCCCCATCTGTTGGATGATGACATGTTGGAGCGCAGAGACATGGACAACAACGAGAGGGTGCTGATCAACATCGCTGGGTTAAAGTACGAGACACAGCTAGGGACACTCAACCAGTTCCCCGATACGTTACTGGGGGATCCCTATAAGAGGATTAAATACTTCGACCCGCTCCGGAACGAGTACTTTTTCGACCGTAACCGGCCAAGTTTCGACGGGATCTTATATTTCTATCAGTCGGGAGGTAAGATCAGACGACCTGTCAATGTGTCTATCGACGTGTTCGCCGACGAGATTCGGTTTTACCGACTAGGGGAAGAGGCCATGGAAAGGTTTAGAGAAGACGAGGGATTTATTAAAGAGGAAGAGAAACCGCTACCGCAGAATGAGTTTCAGAAACAAGTCTGGCTCATATTCGAATACCCGGAGAGTTCCAGCCCGGCGCGAGGCATCGCTATAGTCTCAGTGCTCGTCATCACCATATCCATTATCACATTTTGCATGGAGACATTACCGGAGTTCAGGGACGAGAGGGAGCTACCGGTCTCCAGTCGGCCtggtaacaacactgttccagGTCCCTCTCTCACATTCACAGACCCTTTCTTCATAGTGGAAACCACTTGCGTGATATGGTTCACTTTTGAATTCATAGTGCGTTTCTTCGCCTGCCCCAGCAAGTCGGAGTTCTCCAAGACCGTCATGAACATCATAGACATCATGTCTATCCTGCCTTACTTCATCACGGTGGGCACAGAGCTGGCGGAGCAGCAGGTGGAGGAACCGCAGGAGCACGGCAACGGACAGACCATGTCTCTGGCCATCCTCAGGGTCATCCGGCTGGTCAGGGTGTTCAGGATCTTCAAGCTGTCCAGACACTCCAAGGGGCTTCAGATATTAGGACAAACCCTCAAAGCCAGTATGAGAGAGTTGGGGCTGCTCATTTTCTTCCTCTTCATCGGAGTCATCCTCTTCTCCAGTGCTGTGTTCTTCGCCGAAGCGGACGAGCCCGAATCGCATTTCTCCAGCATCCCCGACGCCTTCTGGTGGGCCGTGGTCACCATGACGACGGTGGGCTACGGGGACATGAGGCCGGTGACAGTGGGGGGGAAGATCGTGGGCTCGCTCTGCGCCATCGCCGGAGTGCTGACCATCGCGCTGCCGGTGCCCGTCATCGTGTCCAACTTTAACTATTTCTACCACCGGGAGACGGACCAGGACCAGTCTTCTCTGAAAGACGACCCGCCCAACAGCAGTCAGGACAGTCCTCAGTTAAAGAGGAAGGACAGTAAGGGATCTGCCAAGTCGGGAGACGAGGAGGACGGACCAGGAGCGGAGAAGGAGAATATCAAGGCTAACAGCAGCATGAACATTAAACGATCCCTTTACGCGTTCTGTCTGAACAAGACGGAGTCGGACCTGTAg